In Paenibacillus sp. G2S3, a single window of DNA contains:
- a CDS encoding Stp1/IreP family PP2C-type Ser/Thr phosphatase produces the protein MIRTVHASDIGRVRSVNEDSVWIGATRHGYTLGIIADGMGGHQAGETASRLALETMRNTLDGLQPELQDEALRDALSAAILEANSTVFKEASSDEKYHNMGTTVVAALMNGSNGYIGHIGDSRAYLIKDSAAVQLTEDHTLVNELFKNGQISVEELDNHPRRNVLLRALGTDAEVEVDLVPVTLLPGELLLLCSDGLSNFVNNEHLGKVAGIHEIPLEERADRLLQLALLAGGGDNISVALLEHHGEAAVPETKEWD, from the coding sequence TTGATCAGAACAGTTCATGCCAGCGATATTGGCCGAGTGCGCTCTGTCAATGAGGATTCGGTCTGGATCGGCGCGACGCGCCACGGTTATACACTCGGCATAATTGCCGATGGGATGGGTGGACATCAGGCTGGTGAAACCGCGAGTAGGCTTGCTTTGGAGACGATGAGGAATACCCTTGACGGGTTGCAGCCTGAGCTTCAGGACGAGGCCCTGCGTGATGCGTTATCAGCTGCTATTTTGGAAGCTAACAGCACTGTCTTTAAGGAGGCTTCCAGCGACGAAAAGTACCACAATATGGGTACTACTGTCGTTGCTGCCCTGATGAATGGCTCAAACGGATATATTGGTCATATCGGTGACAGCAGAGCCTATTTAATCAAGGACAGTGCAGCAGTTCAATTAACCGAGGATCACACGCTAGTCAATGAGCTGTTCAAGAACGGTCAGATCAGTGTGGAGGAATTAGATAATCATCCGAGACGGAATGTGCTGCTGAGAGCACTTGGAACAGATGCTGAGGTCGAGGTTGATTTAGTGCCTGTTACCCTGCTACCTGGGGAGCTTTTGCTTCTGTGCAGTGATGGTCTAAGTAATTTTGTTAACAATGAGCATTTGGGCAAGGTAGCGGGTATACATGAGATACCGTTAGAGGAAAGAGCGGACCGCTTACTTCAGTTGGCACTGCTTGCTGGCGGCGGCGATAATATTAGCGTCGCTTTGTTAGAACATCATGGAGAGGCCGCTGTGCCCGAAACAAAGGAGTGGGATTGA
- the pknB gene encoding Stk1 family PASTA domain-containing Ser/Thr kinase, with product MIGHELGGRYQVIERIGGGGMALVYRAHDILLNRNVAIKVLRNQFVHDEEFIRRFRREAQSAASLSHPNVVSIYDVGQEDEIHYIVMEYIEGKNLNEIIKERAPLQVDESVRIASQICDALDHAHQNQIIHRDIKPHNILIGRNGRVKVTDFGIARAVTSTTITQTGSVVGSVHYFSPEHAKGVSTGEKSDLYSLGIVLYQMLTGSLPFLGESPISVALKHLQEEFEEPRLLNPLIPQSVENVILRSMRKNPEERYQSAKQMLQDLETCLLPERRSEAKVLFNDEEDEDRTRVIPAIKPIQRSNGNRNHRHDRMDNDEDDDDDPVPVKKGKKQWTKPALWIGLTLVLLLAMASLVWYVKSQLVVPEVSVPYVVGKQLEQAKTELEDLGLEVADPILYDYSPNFEENVVMKQSREKDAKVKKGASLILTVNTAKPLTKMPNVTNYTFDEAVKALMAKGVPQNQIKNEPLFDENTAVGKVIKSDPAFDSEFDPETVSIILYVSKGEESVTMPDLIGKTESEAKALLEESKLVLGDVKEESSFTVDEGKVTKTWAFEKGTAVPPGTAITIYLSTGYPPEALNYTFNVPVAPAQDGKKSKIRIEFVDARNNGEKQDWGTRTIGKSQVLSVNLVLAPNKDGSVIVTRDGVLLDTYVIPYIDAKNGTVQEPEPPTVPTPKPTQTPIDPTPTAEPTIEPEILPPNSDNEGSTNTGSVNQTGFLTNNSVNNESTNNGNNKNSNKNDDKHNNKNNDKSKDKNNDKSKDKSDN from the coding sequence ATGATCGGTCACGAATTGGGCGGCCGTTACCAAGTCATCGAACGGATCGGCGGAGGTGGAATGGCGCTCGTCTATAGAGCACATGACATTCTTTTAAACCGAAACGTCGCCATTAAAGTATTGCGTAATCAATTTGTTCATGACGAGGAATTTATCCGCCGTTTTAGGCGTGAGGCGCAATCAGCTGCATCTTTGTCTCATCCGAATGTGGTTAGTATTTACGATGTAGGACAAGAAGACGAAATTCATTATATTGTTATGGAATATATTGAGGGCAAGAATCTTAATGAAATTATAAAAGAACGTGCGCCATTACAGGTTGACGAGTCCGTAAGGATCGCTTCACAAATCTGTGATGCCCTTGATCATGCTCATCAGAATCAAATTATTCATCGAGATATTAAGCCGCATAATATATTGATTGGGCGCAATGGCCGGGTGAAGGTAACGGATTTCGGTATTGCTCGTGCGGTTACGTCTACAACCATTACTCAGACAGGCTCTGTAGTGGGTTCCGTGCATTATTTCTCACCAGAGCATGCTAAAGGTGTTTCAACAGGAGAGAAGTCCGATCTGTATTCATTAGGGATTGTACTCTATCAAATGCTTACCGGAAGTCTTCCATTCTTAGGGGAGAGTCCGATTAGCGTAGCTCTAAAGCATCTTCAAGAAGAATTTGAAGAGCCAAGGCTCTTGAATCCACTTATTCCGCAAAGCGTCGAGAATGTAATTCTAAGATCGATGCGTAAGAATCCGGAGGAGCGCTATCAGTCTGCAAAGCAAATGCTGCAGGATTTAGAAACCTGCTTGTTGCCTGAACGGCGTAGTGAAGCAAAGGTTCTTTTTAACGATGAGGAAGACGAGGATCGAACGCGGGTGATACCGGCGATTAAACCGATCCAAAGAAGCAATGGAAATCGTAATCATCGTCACGACCGGATGGATAATGATGAAGATGACGATGACGATCCGGTGCCTGTGAAAAAAGGTAAAAAACAATGGACTAAACCTGCATTATGGATTGGTTTAACTTTAGTGTTACTGCTGGCTATGGCCAGTCTCGTGTGGTACGTTAAATCCCAATTAGTTGTTCCTGAGGTATCGGTTCCTTACGTGGTCGGTAAACAGCTGGAACAAGCGAAGACTGAACTTGAGGATTTGGGGCTTGAGGTTGCTGATCCTATACTGTATGACTACAGTCCGAATTTTGAAGAGAATGTGGTCATGAAGCAAAGTAGGGAAAAGGACGCCAAAGTGAAAAAGGGAGCCTCCCTAATTCTAACTGTGAATACGGCGAAGCCATTAACTAAGATGCCAAATGTTACGAATTACACTTTCGACGAAGCGGTAAAAGCACTGATGGCAAAGGGTGTACCTCAAAATCAAATTAAGAATGAACCTCTCTTCGATGAAAATACGGCGGTGGGTAAGGTTATAAAATCAGACCCAGCCTTTGACAGCGAGTTTGATCCAGAGACGGTTTCAATCATCCTTTACGTCAGCAAAGGGGAAGAAAGTGTCACGATGCCAGACCTCATCGGTAAGACGGAGAGTGAAGCTAAGGCGCTTTTGGAAGAATCCAAGCTGGTCTTAGGTGATGTTAAGGAAGAATCCAGCTTCACAGTTGATGAAGGTAAGGTAACGAAAACTTGGGCTTTTGAAAAAGGAACCGCGGTTCCTCCTGGAACAGCCATTACGATATACTTAAGTACAGGTTATCCACCTGAAGCCCTGAATTATACCTTTAATGTACCAGTAGCTCCTGCACAGGATGGCAAGAAGAGCAAGATTCGAATTGAGTTCGTTGATGCGCGCAATAATGGTGAAAAACAAGATTGGGGAACGCGTACCATTGGAAAGAGCCAAGTGTTGTCCGTTAATCTAGTGCTTGCTCCGAATAAAGATGGCTCTGTTATTGTTACCCGAGATGGTGTGCTTTTAGACACTTATGTGATCCCATATATTGATGCGAAGAATGGCACGGTGCAAGAACCTGAACCACCGACGGTTCCGACTCCGAAGCCGACTCAGACACCGATAGATCCTACACCTACTGCTGAACCGACCATTGAACCTGAGATCCTGCCTCCAAATTCAGACAACGAAGGATCTACTAATACTGGCTCAGTCAATCAGACGGGATTCCTTACTAACAATTCGGTGAATAATGAATCGACCAATAACGGTAACAACAAGAACAGTAATAAAAATGATGACAAGCATAATAATAAAAACAACGACAAATCTAAAGATAAAAACAACGACAAATCTAAAGATAAAAGCGATAACTAA